Proteins co-encoded in one Natronorubrum daqingense genomic window:
- a CDS encoding MFS transporter, giving the protein MASRFWKLVSQVTIWHVAASICYYAIYAGTSLFSDAFSLSGFEVGLVITSLTLGYAIFLLPLGVATDRFGEHTTLTLGLLGLSVGAFLVALAPNYGLLLVAVFVLGSAYGTATPGTNKAIFDNVRPERQHRAIGVKQIGPTIGSAVSSLLVTGLVGYLFWQAGFLVAAGVGIVCALLFYLTYGGTSAAAATYPDFGKLLSNQTYLFLVTAGVCIGAGFYTTTGYTVLYVDEGIGAAVATGGIVLALLQVFSSVGKVLSGWLADTLPGTPRRRIGAILFVQVFLGGFVFFLVTLTETPLEATVVFSVLGFLVLGSTGVYYSCISTVVPDDEIGAASSAGQFAMTFGGLLAPPVFGFLIDTTGYAAAWSFLGVLALLGSGFIALVVLTGE; this is encoded by the coding sequence ATGGCAAGTCGGTTCTGGAAACTCGTCTCGCAGGTTACTATCTGGCACGTCGCGGCCAGCATCTGTTACTACGCGATCTACGCCGGCACGTCGCTGTTCAGCGACGCGTTCTCGCTCTCCGGGTTCGAAGTCGGCCTCGTCATCACCTCGCTGACGCTTGGCTACGCGATCTTTCTGTTGCCACTGGGGGTCGCGACGGATCGATTCGGTGAGCACACCACGCTGACGCTGGGTCTTCTCGGCCTCTCGGTCGGCGCGTTTCTGGTCGCGCTCGCGCCGAATTACGGCCTGTTGCTCGTCGCCGTCTTCGTGCTCGGTTCGGCGTACGGCACCGCCACGCCGGGAACCAACAAGGCGATTTTCGACAACGTTCGACCGGAGCGACAACACCGGGCGATCGGCGTCAAACAGATCGGGCCGACTATCGGCAGCGCGGTCAGTTCGCTGCTCGTGACGGGACTGGTCGGCTACCTCTTCTGGCAGGCCGGCTTCCTCGTCGCCGCGGGAGTCGGGATCGTCTGCGCCCTATTGTTCTATCTGACCTACGGCGGAACCAGCGCGGCTGCGGCGACGTACCCCGATTTCGGAAAGTTGCTCTCGAATCAGACCTATCTCTTCCTCGTAACCGCCGGCGTCTGTATCGGCGCGGGCTTTTACACGACGACCGGCTACACCGTCCTCTACGTCGACGAAGGCATCGGCGCTGCGGTCGCGACCGGCGGCATCGTCCTCGCCCTGTTGCAGGTGTTCAGTAGCGTCGGCAAGGTGCTCTCGGGCTGGCTCGCGGACACCCTCCCCGGCACACCCCGGCGCAGAATCGGAGCCATCCTCTTCGTCCAGGTGTTCCTCGGCGGCTTCGTCTTCTTTCTCGTGACGCTCACCGAGACGCCACTCGAGGCCACGGTCGTCTTCTCGGTCCTCGGCTTTCTCGTGCTCGGATCGACGGGCGTCTACTACTCCTGTATCTCGACGGTCGTCCCGGACGACGAAATCGGCGCGGCGTCCTCGGCGGGTCAGTTCGCGATGACCTTCGGCGGATTGCTCGCACCGCCCGTGTTCGGGTTCTTGATCGACACGACGGGGTACGCCGCCGCGTGGTCGTTCCTCGGCGTACTCGCGTTGCTTGGGTCGGGGTTCATCGCCCTCGTCGTGCTCACTGGGGAGTGA